In Mucilaginibacter sp. KACC 22063, the genomic stretch TTTTCGCTAAGCAAACTGCTTAAGGTGTTAAAGAAAAGCGAACGCGTACCGACGTTGCTTAAATCAAGCACATCAGTACCAAAGGTTCCATACCAATAGCCTTGTTTAAGCGGGTTGTAGCTGTAAGTAATATGCACATTGGCATTAAACATTTTATTACCGAAGCCATAGCGCACCGCCGGTGTAACCGTAAGCGATTGATTATTGGCATAAAAATGAGTAAATGCAGTTTTTAAGTTTAAACCCCAACCTTCAACCGTATTGTAAAACAGGGTTTGATTGAATGGATATACATAATAGCTCCTTGCGTTATGCCTGTCGGTATGGCCATAGCCAAAAACAAGATAAGGCAACGGCAAAAATTTATTCTTAGCATTTTCTAACGAATCCTGATATTCAACCGATTGCCTAATGACGTTTATACTATCTTTACGATGATAATCCCTTGCTTCCTGTGCTGTAAGTGGCACAGGCCGCGTAACGTCCCAATAGCTGTTATCTTTTTTATTGGCAGCAGTATCTATCCGCATTACCTCACCGGTAAAGAAGTGCTCAGGAAATTGCGGGTTGATCTTGTAGTTATTATAAATAGCCGCGTAATAACCATCAAATTTAAAGCCCAGTACATTGCCGTTAAAGGTATATTGTACTGATACCGGCAGCCATTTATTATCTTCAATAGGAATATACTGCTGGCTGATGCTCAGTGTATCAACCAGGTTAAGGTTGTCCTGTTTGGTAAGTTTCAGGTCAACGCTGTATAAACGCCATTCGCCATCAATAATATAAATGTATCCCCTGTAAACCGGGTCATGTTCACGGCGCGGAATCACTTCGATTTTGTCAATAGTACGTCCATTTTCAACCGATACACCCGCCAGTTTATAATGGTAATAGCGCATGGCATTATCAGCTATAGGCGAAATAAACTCACGCGCACTTAAACCCTCTATCTCAAATAAGTTGTTGTAAAAATTAACCTGCAGGTCTGATGCCTTGTTGTAGCTGAATGCCGTATTTTGACCTGCAATGCGCGAGGCAATCATTACCTCTTTTACTTTATCGGGCCTTTGAAAATTAAATTCAGACAGAGATTCTGACTGGTATAATATGCCTTTTCTGCTGGTATCCAATTCCAATGCACGGGCTACATCGCGCCCCATTAGCTTTTTAGGCGCACTTATTAGTTTTTGTACACCCTTTACGTATACCGCACAGGAATAACCTTTTACCTCTTCCAGGTAAAATTTGCGTTTGGCAATTACCTGCTTCATGATCGTATCGGCAGGTCCGCGCTTACGGGATACCACATTTACCTGTTTCGGCTTAAACACCTCGGGTTCAAGCTGTACGTTTACCTCAGTGTTTTGGCTTTTAATGGTTACCTTCTCTATGTGTTCTACATAGCCAACAAAGCGGTAAATAACATCATAAGTACCCGGTGAAAGTTTAAACTGATAAAAACCCTCTTCATTGGCTGTACTGCCGTAAGTAGAGTTACGGATATAAACAGATGTAAAGCCAATAGGATTACCTTGCTTATCGGTGGTTTTTCCAGACAGCGTATAGGTTTGGGCATATCCCCATACCGATATCAGCAACAATGTTAAAAAGAGTAATGATTTCTTCATGCAATACTGATAATAGGTTTAAAGCGTGAAAATGTTTTAGTTAAGTGTCAAATATTTAATACAGCGGTACTTTATACTTTTTAAAGGGCTTGTAATTGCTTATTTTTGACATCTTACAATAATTAAGCGATGTACGATACACTGAAACCTGTACTGCAGCAAGAACTTGCACAAATAGAAGAAGCCGGGCTTTACAAACGCGAACGGATCATCATTTCACCACAGGGAGCCGATATCGAGGTTCAGGGTGGCAAAGAAGTGATTAACTTTTGCGCCAATAACTACCTGGGCTTATCATCGAACCCCAAAGTGATTGAGGCTGCTAAGGAAGCCATTGACTCGCATGGGTACGGATTATCATCAGTGCGTTTTATTTGCGGCACGCAGGATATCCACAAAGAGCTGGAGAAAAAGCTGGCAGAGTTTCTGGGTACAGAAGATACCATTTTGTATGCAGCTGCTTTTGATGCTAACGGCGGTGTATTTGAACCATTGTTTAATGAGCAGGATGCTATTATCTCTGACGAGTTAAACCACGCTTCTATTATTGATGGTGTACGTTTATGCAAAGCACAACGCCATCGTTATAAACATGATGATATGGCTGACCTGGAAGAAAAGCTGAAAGCTACACAGGATCTTCGTCACCGTATTATTGTAACCGACGGCGCATTCTCAATGGATGGTACCATTGCACAATTAGATAAAATTTGCGACTTAGCTGATAAATACAAAGCATTGGTCATGATCGACGAAAGCCACTGCTCTGGCTTTATGGGCAAAACAGGCCGCGGTACACATGAGCACCACAACGTGATGGGCCGTATCGATATCATCACCGGTACTTTAGGTAAAGCATTAGGTGGTGCATCTGGTGGTTTTACATCGGGCCGTAAAGAAATTATTGATATGCTGCGCCAGCGTTCGCGCCCATATTTATTTTCAAACACTTTGGCACCTTCAATTGCAGGTGCCTCCATCAAAGTACTGGATATGCTGAGCGAAACTACCGACCTGCGCGATAAGCTGGAGCGTAATACGCAGTATTTCCGTGAGAAAATGACCGCAGCAGGTTTCGATATAAAACCGGGCGTGCACCCTATTGTGCCGGTTATGCTTTATGATGCTAAACTTGCACAGCAGTTTGCCGCTAAAATGCTTGAAGAAGGGATTTATGTGATCGGTTTTTATTACCCGGTTGTTCCGCAAGGCAAAGCACGTATCCGCGTACAGATCTCAGCAGCGCATGATACCGAACATTTAGACAAAGCAATTGCAGCCTTTACTAAAGTGGGCAAAGAGCTGGGCGTAATTAAATAATACGTATGCTTTAATTATATTTGTACGTATAGTTAAAAGATCATGGCAACATCGAAACTGACATTAAGTATAGAAACTGATACCATAGAGCAAGCCAAGCAATATGCAAAAAAGCAGCATACCAGCTTGTCGAAACTAATTCAGGGATATTTACAAAGTGTTGCCAGGGATAACAAAAAAGGTACTGATCCGCTGCTTAACAAAATTAAAGAAGCAGAAATTTCTGATACAGTAAAATCGCTTACAGGTATTATTAAAGTGCCTGACAATTTTGATACTGACAGCGCAAAGGATCAATACATGAAAGAGAAATATGGCTTATAAAAAATTGTTTATCGACAGCGATATCCTTTTGGATTTGCTGTTGGAACGAGAGCCATATGTTCATTTTACAAAGTACCTGCTATCTGAATACAGTAAGTATGGTTTGGTGCTTACAACGTCGGCATTGGTTATGGCAAATATTAATTATGTAATAACCGGCAGGATTGGAAAAGCACAGGCGAAAAAGAGTTTAAGTGCTTTACTCGAAATATTGGATGTGCTGCCTTTTGAAGCAGAGGCTTTTAAATCAGCCTTAGATAGCAAGTTTGGTGACATTGAAGATGGCATACAACACTTTATAGCACTTAAAAACAACTGTGATGTTATTATCACAAGAAATTTGAAAGATTATAAGCACTCGGCATTACCGGTTTTAACGGCCGAGCAACTTTTAAAGACGATAATATAATGCAACAACAAATAGATCAATACACCGCAGAGATTAATGCTTTTAGCCCGGCAAATGCCGACGAGCTTGAAGCATTCCGCATAAAGTATTTAGGCACCAAAGGATTGATCAAAGATTTATTTGAGCAGTTTAAAAGTGTAGGACCCGAAGAAAAGCGCACTTATGGTAAGGTGCTTAACCAGTTTAAGCAAATGGCCGAAGCTAAGTACACTGAACTTAAAGAGCAATTTGACTCGCAAACGGTAAGCACAAAATCAGACATTGATCTAACCTTGCCTGGCAGCGGGCTTGAAGTTGGTTCACGCCATCCGCTTTCTTTAGTACAAAGCGAGATCGTCGATATCTTTAAACGCCTGGGCTTCGTAGTAGCCGAAGG encodes the following:
- a CDS encoding DUF5686 family protein, producing MKKSLLFLTLLLISVWGYAQTYTLSGKTTDKQGNPIGFTSVYIRNSTYGSTANEEGFYQFKLSPGTYDVIYRFVGYVEHIEKVTIKSQNTEVNVQLEPEVFKPKQVNVVSRKRGPADTIMKQVIAKRKFYLEEVKGYSCAVYVKGVQKLISAPKKLMGRDVARALELDTSRKGILYQSESLSEFNFQRPDKVKEVMIASRIAGQNTAFSYNKASDLQVNFYNNLFEIEGLSAREFISPIADNAMRYYHYKLAGVSVENGRTIDKIEVIPRREHDPVYRGYIYIIDGEWRLYSVDLKLTKQDNLNLVDTLSISQQYIPIEDNKWLPVSVQYTFNGNVLGFKFDGYYAAIYNNYKINPQFPEHFFTGEVMRIDTAANKKDNSYWDVTRPVPLTAQEARDYHRKDSINVIRQSVEYQDSLENAKNKFLPLPYLVFGYGHTDRHNARSYYVYPFNQTLFYNTVEGWGLNLKTAFTHFYANNQSLTVTPAVRYGFGNKMFNANVHITYSYNPLKQGYWYGTFGTDVLDLSNVGTRSLFFNTLSSLLSENNFVKYYRSKFGLVGYQRELANGILLYAQLSYADREQLYNTSFNHIFDDKNKHYTSNNPLTPDAPETPNSLFPQNQALSLRTSLTFTFDQRYTTRPDGRYLEPSKYPKIRVNYRKGINAFGSDVNYDFGSVDIFDDHVSLGTMGYSAFKVTGGAFFNRKSLYFMDYNHFQGNQGTVFDPTIGSFHFLPFYDYSTSKAFLEAHYEHNFTGSLFGNIPLLRKLKLEEIIGGNYLTEQQYHRNYSEFYVGVKRFFFRVDYGFAFNDSHKLINAFRIFYGIK
- the kbl gene encoding glycine C-acetyltransferase, with product MYDTLKPVLQQELAQIEEAGLYKRERIIISPQGADIEVQGGKEVINFCANNYLGLSSNPKVIEAAKEAIDSHGYGLSSVRFICGTQDIHKELEKKLAEFLGTEDTILYAAAFDANGGVFEPLFNEQDAIISDELNHASIIDGVRLCKAQRHRYKHDDMADLEEKLKATQDLRHRIIVTDGAFSMDGTIAQLDKICDLADKYKALVMIDESHCSGFMGKTGRGTHEHHNVMGRIDIITGTLGKALGGASGGFTSGRKEIIDMLRQRSRPYLFSNTLAPSIAGASIKVLDMLSETTDLRDKLERNTQYFREKMTAAGFDIKPGVHPIVPVMLYDAKLAQQFAAKMLEEGIYVIGFYYPVVPQGKARIRVQISAAHDTEHLDKAIAAFTKVGKELGVIK
- a CDS encoding DUF6364 family protein, with amino-acid sequence MATSKLTLSIETDTIEQAKQYAKKQHTSLSKLIQGYLQSVARDNKKGTDPLLNKIKEAEISDTVKSLTGIIKVPDNFDTDSAKDQYMKEKYGL
- a CDS encoding PIN domain-containing protein, whose protein sequence is MAYKKLFIDSDILLDLLLEREPYVHFTKYLLSEYSKYGLVLTTSALVMANINYVITGRIGKAQAKKSLSALLEILDVLPFEAEAFKSALDSKFGDIEDGIQHFIALKNNCDVIITRNLKDYKHSALPVLTAEQLLKTII